The Lewinellaceae bacterium DNA window CGGGACATCTTCCTTTTTCAGCTGCCACGGAATTCGAATTGCGTGCTAAAATTCAAAAGGGAGATTATTTACCTCTGGAAATATTTTCTCCCGGGCTTAATAAATCAACCAAAAAGATCATCCGGAAATTATTAGCGGTACGACCTGAAAACCGCTGGAGCGCCAATGAATTGCTCCAGCAAATGGAGGGTAAATCGGCTGGCGCATTCTGGAATAAATGGATCGAAAAATTGAAAACAAACCGATAAAAAGGCCATAAAAATTATCACATGTTCTGGCGTAAAAACAAAAAGTCAACCAAGCCCGAGTCGAAAGAATCTACCGACTATCGCGCCATTGCGCTGACCGATCTGGGCAATATCCGGACCAACAATGAAGATCAGGTCCTCTTCTACCGGCCTACCGATCCGGGCCAGCGCAAAGCAAAAGGTCATCTGGCGATCGTAGCAGATGGCATGGGAGGGCACGCTGCAGGTGAAGTGGCCTCCTCCATGGCAGTAAAACTGATCAAACAAAATTACTACGCAGCAACACTTCCTACTGCGGACGCTTTAGCGAATGCCATGGTCCAGGCTAATCAGGCAATCTTTCAGGAAGCCAGCCGCTCCGAAAAAAGACTGGGTATGGGTACTACCTGTACCGCCGTCGCGATCCTGGATAATGCATTATTCGTAGCACACATCGGTGACAGCCGTGCCTATCTGATGCAGGATAATCACCTCTACCAGCTCACCACCGATCATACTTATGTACAGGACCTCCTGGATGCAGGTAAAATCGACCCGGTTGAAGCTGTTCACCATCCGCAACGCAATGTCCTCACCCGCGCTCTGGGCACCCAGGCTGACCGTAAAGCAGACGTGTTCCGTGCCGAATTTCCGATGACGCCCGGCAGTCAGTTACTGCTTTGTACCGATGGACTGTACGAATATTTTACCAGCGAAGAAATGCTGCAAATCTTGTCAACCTACAAGCTGCACGAAGCAGCCGAACGACTGATACAGGGCGCCAAAGATCGCGGCGGTCACGACAATCTCACGGTCCTGTTGGTCACTACCCTGGAAGAAAATACCGTCTCCGAATATCCTACTCAATTTCTAAACGAAAGATCATGATCGGGCAACGCATAGGCAATCTGCAAATTATTGAACTCGTCGGAGAAGGCGGAATGGGTACCGTCTACCGGGCAAAAGACATCATCCTCGAAAGGGAGGTTGCAGTTAAGGTCCTGCATGAACACCTTAGCCGCGATGAAGTGCTCCTCTCACGCTTTAAAAATGAAGCACTGTTATCCGCACGGATCAATCATCCCAATGTCGCCACACTGTACCAGTTTATGGAAGTGGATGAAAGGGATTACCTGGTGATGGAATACGTCCATGGATACAACCTGGAGAAAATCCTCAAACAGCGGCCGGAACTGCCGGTGAAGGCTATCGCCCAGATCCTGCTGCAACTGGCTGAAGGACTTCAGCATGCCCACACCAAAGGAATAATCCACCGGGACATCAAGCCGGGTAACATCATGATCAACCACGAAGGCTATGTCAAGCTGATGGATTTTGGCATTGCCCGCCTGGAAGCAAGTGCGCGGATGACCAAGATGCATCACGTCATTGGAACCACGCATTATCTGGCACCCGAGCTGCTGCAGGGTGCATCACCCTCCGTGGCATCAGACCTTTATGCCGTCGGTATGGTAGGTTATGAAATGCTGTATGGCCAGCTGCCTTTTAATGGAAAATCCGACGCTACGCTGGTCACCGAAATCCTCCAAAAGACCCCTTCATTCAGCCTGAAATACAATTCAGCCGATGCCCTGAAATTGAACCGGATCATCAAAAACCTGTTGCAGAAAAATCCGGCAAAAAGGTACGCGTCGACGGGCGCACTGATCACTGACCTGGAAGAAATCGCCCGCTACGGCCGCATTCAATGGGAAGAAACCGCAGCCAGGCCGGATACAGGCTTTGCCGGTCAATGGAATACTCCGGAGTGGATAGAAAAAAATATCCGGCAGCCGGCAACCGCTCTGTTGAGGCAATTTCACTGGAGATCCCTGGAAGGGAAAATCATTCTGGCTTCTATGGCCTGTGCGCTCATCCTGTTATTTGTCAGCCTGGTCAGGCCAAAACACGACAACCTGCAGCTGGAAGAGGAACTTACCGGTCATAGCAAGGAGCTGGCTACGGATGACCAGATCTCCCAGGCGATGAATGCGTGGTCTTCCCAGCAAAATGAGACACTCCGGGAGTCGTCTCCCACGGAAATTCCGACCGAAGAAATAAAAGATGAAAACCCATCCAAAAAAGAAGATGAAAAACCCGCAAAAAAGCCACCCCTTAATGCCCGGGAAAACGATCCACCGAGGACCCCAGAGGTTCAGGAGACAAAACCTTCCGACCCCATCAATACTTCCGGAGATAATCCGGTGACGAAAGCCTCCCCTCAACAACCGGAAA harbors:
- a CDS encoding Stp1/IreP family PP2C-type Ser/Thr phosphatase yields the protein MFWRKNKKSTKPESKESTDYRAIALTDLGNIRTNNEDQVLFYRPTDPGQRKAKGHLAIVADGMGGHAAGEVASSMAVKLIKQNYYAATLPTADALANAMVQANQAIFQEASRSEKRLGMGTTCTAVAILDNALFVAHIGDSRAYLMQDNHLYQLTTDHTYVQDLLDAGKIDPVEAVHHPQRNVLTRALGTQADRKADVFRAEFPMTPGSQLLLCTDGLYEYFTSEEMLQILSTYKLHEAAERLIQGAKDRGGHDNLTVLLVTTLEENTVSEYPTQFLNERS
- a CDS encoding protein kinase, encoding MIGQRIGNLQIIELVGEGGMGTVYRAKDIILEREVAVKVLHEHLSRDEVLLSRFKNEALLSARINHPNVATLYQFMEVDERDYLVMEYVHGYNLEKILKQRPELPVKAIAQILLQLAEGLQHAHTKGIIHRDIKPGNIMINHEGYVKLMDFGIARLEASARMTKMHHVIGTTHYLAPELLQGASPSVASDLYAVGMVGYEMLYGQLPFNGKSDATLVTEILQKTPSFSLKYNSADALKLNRIIKNLLQKNPAKRYASTGALITDLEEIARYGRIQWEETAARPDTGFAGQWNTPEWIEKNIRQPATALLRQFHWRSLEGKIILASMACALILLFVSLVRPKHDNLQLEEELTGHSKELATDDQISQAMNAWSSQQNETLRESSPTEIPTEEIKDENPSKKEDEKPAKKPPLNARENDPPRTPEVQETKPSDPINTSGDNPVTKASPQQPEKEIKSPEKTTAVPPAKEMVESVPPVKKSRTISVQIPSMEIDGSFAKSVSSDNSQKNETIYLINQTPVYAGGELVIARGARIRGIVKDARSSRDRAKAFLAVQFIQVETVDGQWIPIQYPTYSNNGYEEIIFHEGAVVQKMKIKGRTAQIKITE